One segment of Dromaius novaehollandiae isolate bDroNov1 chromosome Z, bDroNov1.hap1, whole genome shotgun sequence DNA contains the following:
- the LOC135324842 gene encoding interferon-like, producing the protein MPAPATRHPCLWHGTPVLLLLLPALATALGCANLRTQQSTFNWHSLQLLNDMAPSPLQPCAQHNEPFSFPNTLLAIHAPQQAATAVLRILQHLFTTLSNETIPAHWDTHAHQQLLNQLHDQIQHLQQCLPGDDTHFKSQGPRNPWLSITRYFRRIQDFLRTHHHSPCAWDNVRLQAHTCFQRIHHLTRTMAD; encoded by the coding sequence atgcctgcgcctgcaacacgacacccctgcctgtggcatggcacccccgtgctcctgctcctcctgcccgctctcgccactgccctcggctgcgccaacctccgcacccaacagagcaccttcaactggcacagcctccagctcctcaacgacATGGCTCCCAGCCCGCTGCAGCCCTGCGCCCAACACAAcgagcctttctccttccccaacaccctcctggcaatccacgccCCACAACAAGCCGCCACCGCCGTCCTCCGCATCCTCcagcacctcttcaccactctcagcaatgaaaccatccccgcgcactgggacacccacgcacaccaacagctcctcaaccagctccacgaccaaatccaacacctccagcaatgcctccctggcgacgacacccatttcaaaagccaagggccccgcaacccatggctcagcatcaccagatacttccggcgcatccaggacttcctccgcacccaccaccacagcccctgcgcctgggacaaCGTCCGCCTCCAAGCTCACACCTGCTTCCAGCGCATCCACCACCTCACCCGCACCATGGCAGATTAG